One Coleofasciculus sp. FACHB-1120 DNA window includes the following coding sequences:
- the uvrA gene encoding excinuclease ABC subunit UvrA, with protein sequence MSDRVNLSDALPTESSNGHHSTGVNQNSQNTIRIRGARQHNLKNIDLELPRDRLIVFTGVSGSGKSSLAFDTIFAEGQRRYVESLSAYARQFLGQLDKPDVDAIEGLSPAISIDQKSTSHNPRSTVGTVTEIYDYLRLLFGRAGEPHCPLCDRSIAPQTIDEMCDRILELPDGTRFQILAPVVRGKKGTHQKLLSSLVSEGFARVRVDGEVFQLSDSIELDKNYTHTIEIVVDRLIKKPGIQERLTDSLSTCLRHASGIAIIEVLNDTSKPKESDPLNNSDAEDTTKNESGQGTSPKADNSYQESSNELVFSENFACPEHGAVMDELSPRLFSFNSPYGACPQCHGLGSMRTFSPELLVPFPESPVYAAIAPWSEKDNSYYLSLLYNVGQAYGFEIQTPWNQLTAEQQHTIMYGADKSIWNESRNDFRRYAGVVAILQKQYDETSSDLIKQKMEQYLVEQPCEVCAGKRLKPEALAVRLGQYRMLDLTSVDIGESQERINNLKLSDRQFQIGDLVLREIKARLQFLLDVGLDYLTLDRPAMTLSGGEAQRIRLATQIGSGLTGVLYVLDEPSIGLHQRDNGRLLQTLIKLRDLGNTLIVVEHDEETIRAADHIVDIGPSAGVHGGKIVSQGDLETLLAAEDSLTGAYLSGRQVIETPAQRREGNGRSLILKNAYRNNLTNIDVEIPLGKLVCITGVSGSGKSTLINELLYPALQHHLTRKIPFPKHLEAIKGLNAIDKAIVIDQSPIGRTPRSNPATYTGIFDAIRDVFSHTIEAKARGYKPGQFSFNVKGGRCEACCGQGVNVIEMNFLPDVYVQCEVCKGDRYNRETLQVKYKNKSISDVLNMTVEEALEFFINIPKAATRLQTLLDVGLGYVRLGQTAPTLSGGEAQRVKLASELSRRATGKTLYLIDEPTTGLSFYDVHKLLDVLQRLVDKGNSILVIEHNLDVIRCADWVIDLGPEGGNKGGELIAVGTPEKVAENPRSYTGQYLKQVLQQHPPR encoded by the coding sequence ATGTCTGACCGTGTCAATCTTTCGGATGCTTTACCAACTGAGTCCTCAAATGGGCATCATTCTACGGGCGTAAATCAAAACAGCCAGAACACGATTCGCATTCGTGGCGCTAGGCAGCACAACCTGAAGAATATCGATCTGGAACTGCCGCGCGATCGCTTGATTGTCTTTACTGGCGTCTCTGGTTCTGGCAAGTCTTCCCTTGCCTTTGATACCATCTTTGCGGAAGGACAGCGGCGTTACGTGGAGTCTCTGAGTGCCTACGCGCGGCAATTCTTAGGGCAGTTGGATAAGCCAGATGTGGATGCGATTGAGGGACTGAGTCCTGCGATTTCGATTGACCAAAAATCGACCTCTCACAACCCCCGCTCAACGGTTGGCACGGTAACGGAGATTTACGATTATCTGCGGCTGCTGTTTGGACGCGCGGGTGAGCCTCACTGCCCTCTATGCGATCGCTCGATTGCGCCTCAGACGATTGATGAAATGTGCGATCGCATCTTGGAACTGCCTGATGGTACTCGCTTCCAAATCTTAGCGCCTGTGGTGCGGGGCAAAAAGGGCACCCATCAAAAATTACTCTCCAGCCTGGTTTCTGAAGGATTTGCTCGCGTCAGAGTTGATGGCGAGGTGTTTCAACTGTCCGATTCTATTGAATTAGATAAAAATTATACACACACGATTGAAATTGTCGTTGACCGACTAATTAAGAAACCTGGTATTCAGGAGCGTCTAACCGATTCTCTTAGCACTTGTCTGCGTCATGCCAGTGGAATTGCGATAATAGAAGTATTAAATGATACATCCAAACCCAAAGAATCCGACCCATTAAATAATTCTGATGCAGAAGATACCACGAAAAACGAAAGTGGGCAAGGAACTTCTCCAAAGGCTGATAATTCCTATCAAGAAAGCTCCAATGAATTAGTCTTTTCAGAAAACTTTGCTTGCCCGGAACATGGGGCGGTAATGGATGAACTTTCTCCGCGATTGTTCTCCTTTAATTCCCCTTATGGTGCTTGTCCTCAGTGTCACGGATTGGGGAGTATGCGGACGTTTTCACCAGAGTTACTGGTGCCTTTTCCAGAGTCGCCGGTGTATGCTGCGATCGCGCCTTGGTCAGAAAAGGATAATTCTTACTATCTCTCCCTACTATACAATGTCGGACAAGCGTATGGCTTTGAAATCCAGACACCTTGGAATCAACTAACAGCAGAACAGCAGCACACTATTATGTATGGTGCTGACAAATCAATCTGGAACGAAAGTCGAAATGATTTTAGACGCTACGCAGGCGTTGTCGCTATCCTCCAGAAACAATACGATGAAACCAGTTCTGACCTAATTAAACAAAAAATGGAGCAATATCTCGTCGAACAGCCGTGTGAAGTGTGCGCCGGAAAACGATTGAAACCGGAAGCCTTGGCTGTACGATTGGGACAGTATCGGATGCTCGACTTGACGAGCGTTGATATTGGAGAAAGTCAGGAACGAATTAATAATTTGAAATTAAGCGATCGCCAGTTTCAAATAGGCGATTTGGTACTTAGAGAAATTAAAGCTAGGCTGCAATTTCTCCTCGATGTTGGCTTAGATTATCTGACGCTTGACCGTCCGGCAATGACACTTTCGGGAGGGGAAGCGCAACGAATTCGCCTTGCAACCCAAATCGGTTCGGGTTTAACCGGCGTCCTCTACGTGTTAGATGAACCGAGTATCGGACTGCATCAGCGAGATAATGGACGCTTGCTGCAAACTTTAATTAAACTTCGCGACTTGGGCAATACATTAATTGTGGTCGAGCATGATGAAGAAACGATTCGTGCGGCTGACCACATTGTTGATATTGGTCCTAGTGCAGGCGTTCATGGCGGAAAAATTGTTTCTCAAGGTGACTTGGAGACATTGTTAGCAGCAGAAGATTCTCTAACGGGTGCTTATTTGTCGGGACGGCAGGTGATTGAAACCCCTGCACAGAGGAGAGAGGGAAATGGGCGATCGCTCATTCTCAAAAATGCCTACCGCAACAACTTAACAAATATCGATGTTGAAATTCCCCTCGGTAAACTTGTCTGCATCACCGGCGTTTCAGGTTCTGGCAAATCTACTCTAATTAACGAATTACTTTACCCAGCCTTACAGCACCACCTCACCCGCAAAATTCCCTTTCCTAAACACTTGGAAGCAATCAAGGGATTGAATGCAATTGATAAAGCAATTGTCATCGACCAATCTCCAATTGGACGCACCCCTCGTTCTAATCCAGCGACCTATACGGGTATCTTTGATGCGATTCGAGATGTGTTTTCCCACACGATAGAAGCAAAAGCAAGAGGGTACAAACCGGGGCAATTTTCTTTCAATGTTAAAGGTGGACGCTGCGAAGCTTGTTGCGGACAAGGCGTGAATGTGATTGAGATGAATTTCCTGCCAGATGTCTACGTGCAGTGCGAAGTTTGTAAAGGCGATCGCTACAATCGAGAAACTTTACAAGTGAAGTACAAAAACAAGTCGATTTCTGATGTTCTCAACATGACCGTAGAAGAAGCTTTGGAATTTTTTATAAATATCCCTAAAGCGGCAACACGGTTGCAAACTTTGCTAGATGTAGGGTTAGGTTATGTCCGTTTAGGACAAACTGCACCCACTCTTTCTGGTGGTGAAGCGCAACGGGTGAAGTTAGCCTCGGAACTCTCTCGTCGTGCTACCGGGAAGACGCTTTATTTAATCGATGAACCGACAACGGGTTTATCTTTTTACGATGTCCACAAGTTGCTAGATGTGTTGCAAAGATTGGTGGATAAAGGCAATTCAATTTTAGTCATTGAGCATAATTTAGATGTAATTCGCTGCGCCGATTGGGTCATCGATTTGGGACCCGAAGGCGGGAATAAAGGTGGAGAGTTAATTGCGGTGGGAACGCCAGAAAAAGTGGCGGAGAATCCGAGGTCTTATACCGGGCAATATTTGAAACAAGTGTTGCAGCAACATCCCCCAAGATGA
- a CDS encoding PAS domain S-box protein, whose product MRLRTKTLMVIGATLVGLVGVLYATSSIVLLRSLKQAEEQNTRQLVRAVLNVFSQTEDDFSSRFRDWSSWDDTYNFINNPNQAYIASNLNPGSLNTLRINLVLFINNSGEIVFGTGFDLKNQKKTPIPPALKEHLALNDRLLERPNSNRILSGIILLPEGLMLISSQPILPSTGKGSIRGTLIFGRYIDDRAIEKLARINRLPVMMYGMNNPQMPADFQAVRSALSEQRPILVRSRSEDTISGYAQIKDIYGKPALLLRVDVPREIYKQGKIRLGYLILCLLVVGLVFGGVTLLLIERLVLSRLAALSAGVRKIGASSDLSLRVSTPGKDELSSLALTINGMLEALEKSGRDRIESEERHRAVVEQASEGIVLIDARSAQILEANTAFKRLLGYSHEEILQLTLDDLIPHNRDSIDFNIEQILANKQHYLGERRYRRKDGTLVDVEVSANSISYGGKEVVCGVVRDISEAKRDEVVRKQAQEEIRLLQTTTQAIADSSDFHSALQVTLGKVCETIGWSFGEAWIPHLGSDFLECSRGWYGGKDEVSPALKKFRHRSQKLTFTFGKGLPGRVWSSQQPEWIDDVSTVPPAVFERAAIAQESGLKASFAIPIIATTFWEPSSLPIQDGHSTGVPLGQSQVLAVLLFFNFDSQEEDRRLVELVSGVAAQLGSVIQRKQIETTLQESETRLRRQQLVLMELATCQALYTGDLSAAWQEITKTATNTLGVERASIWLYQQEIVERQEIVESQEPASGTFQPNPTLVCVDLYEVTQERHSWGMELHRVDYPGYFQALEEERTIAASDAHTDPRTKEFSAAYLTPLGITSMLDVPIRVGGRTMGVLCLEHIGTPKQWALEEQNFATYLAYMAALAMEASDRKQAETALANSEAKFRSLILNSSDLIAIYDADGITRYQSPSIVSILGYQPEELTGVHTLGMIHPEDRRRVLEAFHEALNNPQSVFSVEYRFPRKDGSWCFLESTGSNLLADPFVAGIVVNSRDITERKQVEGALRQAEERYRSIFENAVEGIFQTTPDGRFINANPALARLYGYSSPEELIANVTSVERQLYVDPNRRTEFIAAMQKYDSVSRFESQIYRQDGSTIWILETARTVKNSQGRILYYEGTVQDITNRKVAEEALRYQQEQSELLLLNILPAPIAERLKLQESIIADSFAEVTVLFADIVGFTQLSADTSPTELVELLNKIFSAFDRLSELHGLEKIKTIGDAYMVVGGLPMPRSDHAQAIADMALDMQGAIALFNLKNAKNFQIRVGISTGPVVAGVIGIKKFIYDLWGDTVNTASRMESHGLAGRIQVTNTTYELLRDEYVFEERGLIHVKGKGEMTTYLLIGRKKGEF is encoded by the coding sequence ATGAGACTGCGAACGAAGACACTAATGGTCATTGGCGCGACACTCGTCGGCCTGGTAGGGGTGCTATATGCTACCTCTTCCATCGTTTTGTTGCGGAGCCTCAAGCAGGCTGAGGAACAAAATACCCGTCAGTTGGTTAGGGCAGTTCTGAATGTTTTTAGCCAAACTGAGGATGACTTTAGTTCTAGATTTCGCGATTGGTCATCGTGGGATGATACCTACAACTTTATTAACAACCCAAACCAAGCCTATATTGCGTCGAATCTAAATCCAGGATCGCTCAACACCTTGCGGATCAACTTGGTGCTGTTTATCAATAACAGCGGTGAAATTGTCTTTGGGACTGGGTTCGATCTGAAAAACCAGAAAAAAACACCGATTCCACCAGCTCTCAAAGAACACCTGGCTCTCAACGACCGGCTTTTAGAGCGTCCCAATTCTAATCGCATCCTGTCGGGAATCATTCTGCTTCCGGAAGGGCTAATGCTGATTAGTTCGCAGCCGATTTTGCCTTCAACTGGCAAAGGTTCTATCCGAGGAACTTTGATTTTTGGGCGCTATATAGACGATCGGGCGATTGAAAAGTTGGCAAGGATTAATCGTTTGCCCGTGATGATGTACGGGATGAACAATCCTCAAATGCCTGCCGATTTCCAAGCCGTGCGTTCTGCTTTGTCAGAACAACGCCCAATTCTGGTGCGATCGCGCAGCGAAGACACGATTTCTGGATACGCCCAGATTAAAGACATTTATGGCAAACCGGCTTTGCTGTTGCGGGTGGATGTCCCTAGAGAAATCTACAAGCAAGGAAAGATTCGCCTAGGCTATCTCATCTTGTGTCTGTTGGTGGTAGGACTGGTATTTGGCGGAGTGACGCTGCTGCTGATAGAGCGATTGGTGCTGTCTCGGTTGGCAGCTTTGAGTGCGGGAGTTCGGAAAATTGGCGCGAGTAGCGATCTTTCGCTGCGGGTATCGACTCCCGGAAAGGATGAATTGTCCAGCTTGGCACTGACGATTAATGGGATGCTAGAAGCGTTGGAAAAATCTGGGCGCGATCGCATCGAAAGCGAAGAACGTCACCGCGCTGTGGTTGAGCAAGCTTCGGAAGGGATTGTGCTGATTGATGCTCGATCTGCTCAAATTCTGGAAGCCAATACTGCCTTCAAGCGCCTGCTGGGTTACAGCCATGAAGAAATTTTACAACTGACCCTTGACGATCTCATTCCCCACAACCGAGACAGCATTGACTTTAACATCGAGCAAATTTTAGCCAACAAACAGCACTACTTAGGCGAACGACGCTACCGGCGGAAAGATGGAACGCTAGTGGATGTAGAAGTGAGTGCCAACTCAATTTCCTACGGTGGCAAAGAGGTGGTGTGTGGCGTCGTTCGGGATATTAGCGAAGCGAAGCGCGACGAAGTCGTTCGCAAACAAGCCCAAGAAGAAATTCGGTTGTTGCAGACGACGACGCAAGCGATCGCGGATTCCTCAGATTTTCACTCAGCCTTGCAAGTCACCCTGGGCAAGGTGTGCGAGACAATCGGTTGGAGTTTTGGGGAAGCTTGGATTCCCCACCTAGGAAGTGACTTTCTCGAATGCAGCCGGGGTTGGTATGGCGGTAAGGATGAGGTATCCCCCGCTTTGAAGAAATTCAGACACCGTAGCCAGAAGCTTACCTTTACTTTCGGGAAGGGATTACCGGGACGAGTTTGGTCATCACAGCAGCCAGAGTGGATTGATGATGTTTCAACTGTGCCACCTGCCGTTTTTGAGCGTGCCGCAATTGCCCAAGAAAGCGGATTAAAAGCGAGTTTCGCCATTCCGATTATTGCAACAACGTTTTGGGAACCGTCCTCTCTGCCGATTCAGGACGGGCACAGCACTGGCGTACCCCTAGGGCAGTCACAAGTGCTGGCGGTTCTGCTTTTCTTCAACTTCGACAGCCAGGAAGAAGATCGGCGGCTGGTGGAGCTAGTATCGGGCGTTGCGGCTCAGCTAGGTTCCGTCATTCAGCGCAAGCAGATAGAAACGACCCTCCAAGAAAGCGAGACTCGACTCCGCAGGCAGCAGCTAGTGTTGATGGAATTAGCGACGTGTCAGGCTTTATACACGGGCGATTTGAGCGCGGCTTGGCAGGAGATTACCAAGACAGCCACGAACACGCTGGGCGTCGAACGAGCGAGTATCTGGCTTTATCAACAAGAAATCGTTGAGAGACAAGAAATCGTTGAGAGTCAGGAACCGGCTTCTGGCACATTCCAACCGAATCCAACATTGGTCTGCGTTGACTTGTATGAAGTCACTCAGGAGCGGCATAGCTGGGGCATGGAGCTGCACCGAGTTGACTATCCGGGCTATTTCCAAGCCCTAGAAGAAGAACGCACGATCGCGGCTTCTGATGCCCATACCGATCCTCGGACGAAGGAGTTTTCCGCTGCTTATCTAACTCCTTTAGGCATTACCTCGATGTTGGATGTTCCGATTCGGGTAGGTGGACGGACGATGGGAGTGCTTTGTCTAGAACACATCGGTACGCCAAAGCAGTGGGCGCTAGAAGAGCAGAATTTTGCGACTTATTTAGCGTATATGGCTGCTTTAGCAATGGAAGCGAGCGATCGCAAACAAGCAGAAACCGCCCTCGCGAATAGTGAAGCGAAATTTCGCTCGCTGATTCTCAACAGTTCGGATCTGATCGCCATTTATGACGCAGATGGCATTACCCGTTATCAAAGTCCTTCGATTGTGAGTATTTTAGGCTACCAACCAGAGGAATTGACTGGGGTACACACCTTGGGCATGATTCACCCAGAGGATCGTCGCCGGGTTTTAGAAGCTTTCCATGAGGCGCTTAACAACCCTCAGAGTGTTTTTTCCGTCGAATATCGTTTTCCCCGAAAAGATGGCTCCTGGTGTTTTCTAGAATCAACGGGGAGCAATTTGCTAGCCGATCCCTTCGTGGCAGGCATCGTGGTTAATTCCCGCGACATTACCGAGCGCAAGCAAGTGGAAGGCGCACTGCGGCAAGCCGAAGAAAGATATCGCAGTATTTTTGAAAACGCAGTTGAAGGCATTTTTCAAACAACACCGGATGGACGCTTCATCAATGCGAATCCTGCCCTCGCACGCCTTTATGGCTACTCTTCCCCGGAGGAGTTAATCGCCAATGTAACGAGCGTTGAGCGGCAACTTTATGTTGATCCAAACCGACGGACGGAATTTATTGCTGCCATGCAAAAGTATGATTCTGTCTCTCGGTTTGAGTCTCAAATTTACCGCCAGGACGGCAGCACTATCTGGATTTTGGAAACCGCACGCACGGTAAAGAATTCTCAAGGGAGAATCCTTTACTACGAAGGCACTGTCCAGGATATTACCAATCGCAAGGTCGCAGAAGAAGCACTGCGCTATCAACAGGAACAATCGGAATTGCTGCTGCTCAATATCTTACCTGCCCCGATTGCCGAGCGATTGAAACTTCAGGAAAGCATAATTGCCGATAGCTTTGCCGAAGTTACCGTTTTGTTTGCTGATATTGTTGGCTTTACCCAACTTTCTGCGGATACATCACCCACCGAACTTGTCGAATTGCTCAACAAGATATTTTCTGCTTTCGATCGATTGTCCGAACTGCATGGTTTGGAGAAAATAAAGACGATTGGGGATGCTTATATGGTTGTCGGCGGGCTGCCAATGCCCCGCAGCGATCATGCCCAGGCGATCGCTGACATGGCGCTGGATATGCAAGGTGCGATCGCGCTATTTAACCTCAAAAATGCGAAAAATTTTCAGATTCGAGTCGGCATTAGTACGGGACCCGTGGTTGCTGGCGTCATTGGTATCAAAAAGTTTATCTATGATTTGTGGGGCGACACGGTAAATACAGCTTCTCGGATGGAATCTCACGGTCTTGCCGGTCGAATTCAAGTCACCAATACGACCTATGAGTTATTACGAGATGAATATGTTTTTGAGGAACGAGGTCTTATCCATGTCAAGGGAAAAGGCGAGATGACGACTTATCTTCTCATCGGCAGAAAAAAAGGAGAATTTTAA
- the alr gene encoding alanine racemase, whose translation MRRENFTDALKERAWVEIDLAALAHNVRQLRRFLSPKTALMAVVKADAYGHGAITVAEVACQAGASWLGVATIPEGIQLREAGIQAPILILGASNTTEQVQAIAHWNLQPTLCTPQQAFVFSETLGTLNRSLSVHVKLDTGMSRLGTPWQQAAEFVALVQRLPHLKIASIYSHLATADSPDPTVMRQQRDRFEEAIAQIKTQSKTTGMTPPRLHLANSAAALSDPSLHYDMVRVGLATYGLYPAPHLKPAIDLKPVMQVKARVTQVKNISAGTGVSYGHQFVASQDMRLAAIAIGYADGVPRNLSNKMQVLLRGQPVPQIGAITMDQMMLDVSAIPDLQTGEVVTLLGKEGNAQISADDWAATLGTISWEILCGFKHRLPRVAVSQPLESEQATPS comes from the coding sequence ATGCGGCGAGAAAATTTTACGGATGCGCTCAAGGAACGGGCTTGGGTGGAAATTGATTTAGCCGCTTTAGCTCATAATGTGCGGCAGCTGAGGCGTTTTCTCTCGCCAAAAACGGCACTGATGGCGGTGGTGAAGGCGGATGCTTATGGTCATGGTGCGATTACGGTTGCCGAGGTTGCTTGTCAAGCCGGTGCAAGCTGGCTGGGTGTTGCCACGATTCCAGAGGGAATTCAACTGCGAGAAGCCGGGATTCAGGCACCGATTTTGATTTTAGGTGCCAGTAACACGACCGAGCAAGTGCAGGCGATCGCTCACTGGAATTTGCAGCCGACTCTCTGCACGCCTCAGCAAGCCTTTGTCTTTTCTGAGACACTGGGCACTTTAAATCGTTCTTTATCGGTTCATGTAAAATTAGATACTGGAATGTCTCGCTTAGGCACTCCTTGGCAGCAAGCAGCAGAGTTTGTCGCCTTGGTGCAGCGATTGCCCCATCTCAAAATTGCCAGTATCTACTCTCATCTGGCAACAGCTGATAGTCCAGACCCGACGGTGATGCGGCAGCAGCGAGACAGATTTGAGGAAGCGATCGCTCAGATCAAAACCCAGAGCAAAACCACTGGGATGACGCCTCCCCGTCTGCACCTGGCAAACTCAGCCGCCGCTTTAAGCGACCCAAGCTTACACTACGACATGGTGCGAGTAGGTTTAGCCACTTACGGTCTTTATCCCGCGCCCCATCTCAAACCTGCCATCGACCTCAAGCCCGTCATGCAAGTAAAAGCACGGGTAACTCAAGTAAAAAATATTTCGGCAGGTACGGGGGTCAGCTACGGGCATCAGTTCGTTGCTAGTCAGGATATGCGCCTCGCAGCGATCGCCATTGGCTACGCCGACGGGGTTCCCCGCAACCTCTCCAACAAAATGCAAGTTTTGCTTCGAGGTCAGCCGGTGCCGCAAATTGGTGCGATTACAATGGATCAGATGATGCTGGATGTCAGTGCAATTCCCGATTTACAAACCGGCGAAGTCGTCACTCTGCTGGGGAAAGAAGGAAACGCCCAAATTTCTGCGGATGACTGGGCGGCGACTTTAGGCACGATTTCCTGGGAAATTCTCTGCGGCTTCAAGCATCGCCTCCCTCGCGTGGCAGTTAGTCAACCCCTAGAATCAGAACAGGCTACACCGTCTTGA
- a CDS encoding GNAT family N-acetyltransferase gives MNSERKLISTPRLLIRMVTQEDVPEIVKFYRNNQVYLSPWQPFWSNDFLTHEFWQEQVEKNIKEFEGDRSLKLFIFKNANPSEIIGNVSFHGFMRGAAQFCYLGYNLAEFEQGKGYMTEALHFAIDDVFAQLDMHRVMANYLPHNHRSANLLKKLGFVAEGYAKEYLFIQGEWQDHILTSLTNKNWQRK, from the coding sequence ATGAATTCGGAACGCAAGCTGATTTCTACGCCTAGATTGTTAATACGGATGGTAACTCAAGAAGATGTGCCTGAGATTGTCAAATTTTACCGTAATAACCAAGTGTATCTATCTCCCTGGCAACCTTTCTGGTCTAATGATTTTTTAACACATGAGTTTTGGCAAGAGCAAGTCGAGAAAAATATTAAAGAATTTGAAGGCGATCGCTCTTTGAAATTATTTATTTTCAAGAACGCGAACCCCTCAGAAATTATTGGCAATGTTAGTTTTCACGGGTTTATGCGGGGTGCTGCCCAATTTTGTTATCTGGGCTATAATTTAGCAGAATTTGAACAAGGTAAAGGGTATATGACGGAAGCATTACACTTTGCCATAGATGATGTCTTTGCACAATTAGATATGCACCGGGTGATGGCAAATTATCTACCCCACAATCACCGAAGTGCTAATTTACTGAAAAAATTAGGATTTGTTGCTGAAGGATATGCTAAAGAATATTTATTTATTCAAGGTGAATGGCAAGACCATATCTTGACCAGTTTAACGAATAAAAATTGGCAGAGAAAATGA
- a CDS encoding mechanosensitive ion channel family protein, which yields MDIISVEAASQLWNYLIGQAYFKILQNLLWAATILLLTRLAVGWVGRLTRKALGRTEPTLRKFLIQVAEIFTLVVGMVAVLNRLGIETTSVVAVVGAAGLAIGLALQNTLSHFAAGVLLISLRPFEVGDFIEGAGAAGVVDTIGIFSTTLVTRDNVVITVPNGQLFSGTLKNTTVLGKRRVDLDIDIGDRPIEPTITLLLSLIQPHPLVLEDPKTTCHVASISATGTILYLRPWCASEAYDHVRSEVQQLVKEALREPELSL from the coding sequence ATGGATATTATTTCGGTTGAAGCTGCGTCGCAGTTATGGAACTACCTGATTGGTCAAGCGTATTTTAAGATTCTACAGAACCTTCTCTGGGCAGCGACAATTCTGCTGCTCACCCGATTAGCTGTAGGCTGGGTGGGGCGTCTTACCCGCAAAGCGCTGGGTCGGACAGAGCCAACTTTACGCAAGTTCTTGATTCAGGTAGCCGAGATTTTCACGCTGGTCGTCGGGATGGTCGCCGTTCTCAACAGATTGGGAATCGAGACGACTAGCGTTGTCGCGGTAGTGGGGGCGGCTGGTTTAGCAATCGGCTTAGCATTGCAGAATACCCTATCTCACTTTGCCGCCGGTGTGCTGCTGATTAGTTTGCGCCCGTTTGAGGTAGGCGATTTTATTGAAGGAGCGGGGGCTGCTGGGGTGGTGGATACCATCGGTATTTTCTCTACCACGCTGGTAACGCGAGACAACGTAGTGATTACAGTGCCGAATGGGCAATTATTTAGCGGAACGCTGAAAAATACCACCGTACTCGGCAAGCGACGAGTCGATTTAGATATTGATATTGGCGATCGCCCGATCGAACCGACTATCACCCTGCTTTTGTCCCTGATTCAACCCCATCCCTTAGTTCTAGAAGACCCAAAAACCACCTGCCACGTTGCCTCTATCTCAGCAACCGGAACAATTTTATATCTGCGTCCTTGGTGTGCATCTGAAGCCTACGATCACGTCCGTTCCGAAGTGCAACAGCTGGTGAAAGAAGCACTGCGAGAGCCAGAATTGTCGCTGTAG